A single window of Candidatus Glassbacteria bacterium DNA harbors:
- a CDS encoding NTP transferase domain-containing protein, with product MKALVIAAGMGSGFNGHGLSSHKTLNPVWGVSVIERILAAFPPLEELVVVTGYEHEKLEAELARKLSARVELKFIHNPDWRGGNGLSVLAAREALSGERVFLLSMSDHVFDSELVNRLTAATPPAGGCALAVDRDLAGVYDLDDATKVKLADDGRITMIGKTIDSFDAADTGVFYCTSALFEALAEAAEKGGESLSDGIRLLCGKERMAWRDVTGCLWQDVDNLDCLRETRRRLWQRAAKARDGVVSRLLNRRISGLVTRLIAPLPVRPNHVTGFNLLLAATAGALLATGHLIAGGLTVQLYSVLDGVDGELARLKVQGSWLGAWLDNLTDRLCDWLIVAGAALSVVHTGYPESAAWILLCFALVSNIAYRSGMDTLLISGALRNGELSVGILSRIENWFRDREMVFGMTHDVYLLVLALGVAAGRPLATLALLIALESLWWLAKSAQARSARPSETYTEYLQARKLERYNESRKQIAELAAR from the coding sequence ATGAAAGCCCTGGTAATAGCCGCGGGTATGGGTTCCGGGTTCAACGGCCATGGCCTCAGCAGCCACAAGACGCTGAATCCGGTCTGGGGCGTCAGCGTGATCGAGCGGATCCTGGCGGCGTTTCCCCCCCTGGAGGAACTGGTTGTGGTCACCGGCTATGAGCACGAAAAACTCGAAGCCGAACTTGCCCGCAAGCTCTCCGCAAGAGTGGAGCTGAAGTTTATCCACAACCCGGACTGGCGGGGCGGAAATGGCCTCAGCGTGCTTGCCGCCCGCGAGGCCCTGTCCGGCGAGCGGGTGTTCCTGCTCAGTATGAGCGACCATGTTTTCGACAGCGAACTGGTAAATCGCCTGACCGCCGCAACTCCCCCGGCCGGTGGCTGTGCGCTGGCGGTCGACCGTGACCTTGCCGGTGTTTACGACCTCGACGACGCGACCAAAGTCAAGCTGGCGGACGATGGCAGGATCACCATGATCGGCAAGACGATCGACAGCTTCGATGCAGCCGACACCGGAGTTTTCTACTGCACTTCCGCACTGTTCGAGGCTCTGGCCGAAGCGGCTGAAAAAGGCGGCGAAAGCCTGTCGGACGGTATCCGCCTGCTGTGCGGAAAGGAACGGATGGCCTGGCGCGACGTGACCGGGTGCCTGTGGCAGGACGTGGACAACCTGGACTGCCTGCGCGAGACCCGCCGCAGGCTGTGGCAGCGAGCCGCCAAAGCGCGCGACGGGGTGGTCAGCCGCCTGCTCAACCGCAGGATCAGCGGACTGGTTACCCGGCTGATCGCTCCCCTGCCTGTCAGACCGAACCATGTCACCGGCTTCAACCTCCTGCTGGCCGCGACAGCCGGGGCGCTGTTGGCCACGGGCCATCTGATCGCCGGCGGCCTGACGGTTCAGCTCTACAGCGTTCTCGATGGGGTCGATGGCGAACTGGCGCGGCTCAAAGTGCAGGGAAGCTGGCTTGGAGCCTGGCTGGACAACCTGACCGACCGGCTCTGCGACTGGCTGATTGTCGCCGGCGCGGCCCTGAGCGTGGTCCATACCGGCTATCCTGAATCCGCTGCCTGGATTCTGCTGTGCTTTGCGCTGGTCTCGAATATCGCCTACCGCTCCGGGATGGATACGCTGCTTATTTCCGGCGCGCTGCGTAACGGTGAATTGAGCGTTGGCATCCTGTCCCGTATCGAGAACTGGTTCAGGGACAGGGAAATGGTGTTCGGCATGACGCACGACGTCTACCTGCTGGTGCTGGCCCTGGGAGTGGCGGCCGGCCGGCCGCTGGCTACCCTGGCACTGCTGATCGCGCTCGAGTCCCTCTGGTGGCTGGCCAAGTCCGCCCAGGCCCGCTCGGCCAGACCCAGCGAAACATATACTGAGTATCTCCAGGCGCGTAAACTGGAAAGGTATAATGAATCGAGAAAGCAAATTGCTGAACTCGCCGCTCGCTGA
- a CDS encoding dipeptidase: protein MKKLSVLLFVLLIPSAAAAEDDNCYLVVAGLSATADGSVMLAHNEDNGTDKVFRFRRVERRVHVSGEFVELHGGGRLEQTDTTWAYTVWEMPGMHFSHGMVNEHAVAVVSNSCPSREDRPMLTDGGIGPLLRWLVVERARSAREGAELAGALIERFGYSASGRTLTIADPREAWQVAMVNGKHWVARRVPDNQVAVLANSYGIHRIDLADTVNFMGSADLIDYARERGWYDPAMDKEFDFERAYAGRGRLTDPNQRLRQWTGFRHFAAPDYAPPPDGEPLPFSIEPLKPLTPEQMFAALRDHYEASQFEAGDCLPHVTPCGASPRAVCHGSTNHGDLFQLRGNVPSPLRTIWWYSFWRPCSAPFVPLYPAAGSVPAALGFEVHDHVFRDPSSGEMPGRDKAIGVFRELTLRVDERRWRDINTVRARWRQFERDQWPEVRKLESEVVSLQSRDNEITNRLAEFGEYRLEQAMKAAAEMLE from the coding sequence ATGAAGAAACTTTCTGTCCTGCTGTTTGTGCTGCTGATTCCGTCAGCCGCAGCTGCCGAGGATGACAACTGCTACCTGGTGGTGGCCGGTCTGAGCGCCACTGCCGACGGCAGCGTGATGCTGGCCCATAACGAGGACAACGGCACCGACAAGGTGTTCCGTTTCAGGCGTGTCGAGCGCAGGGTGCACGTGTCCGGCGAGTTCGTGGAGCTGCACGGCGGCGGGCGGCTGGAGCAGACCGACACCACCTGGGCTTACACGGTCTGGGAAATGCCCGGGATGCACTTTTCCCACGGGATGGTCAACGAGCACGCGGTAGCCGTGGTGAGTAACAGCTGCCCCAGCCGCGAGGACAGGCCGATGCTTACCGATGGCGGGATCGGGCCGCTGCTGCGCTGGCTGGTTGTGGAGCGGGCCCGCTCGGCCCGCGAGGGTGCGGAGCTGGCGGGCGCTCTGATCGAGCGGTTCGGTTACAGCGCCAGCGGCCGCACGCTGACTATCGCCGATCCGCGAGAGGCCTGGCAGGTGGCGATGGTTAACGGCAAACACTGGGTTGCCCGCCGTGTTCCCGACAACCAGGTGGCGGTGCTGGCCAACAGCTACGGAATCCACCGGATTGACCTGGCCGACACCGTTAATTTCATGGGCAGCGCGGACCTGATCGACTACGCCAGAGAGCGGGGATGGTACGATCCGGCGATGGATAAGGAGTTCGATTTCGAGCGAGCCTATGCCGGGCGCGGCAGGCTGACCGACCCCAACCAGCGCCTCCGTCAGTGGACCGGGTTCAGGCATTTTGCAGCGCCGGATTATGCTCCTCCGCCGGATGGAGAACCTTTGCCGTTCAGTATCGAGCCGCTGAAACCGCTAACGCCGGAGCAGATGTTTGCCGCCCTGCGCGACCACTACGAGGCCAGCCAGTTCGAGGCCGGTGATTGCCTGCCCCATGTGACACCTTGCGGCGCCAGTCCACGGGCGGTTTGTCACGGCAGCACCAACCATGGCGATCTGTTCCAGCTGCGCGGCAATGTACCCTCGCCCCTGCGAACGATATGGTGGTACAGCTTCTGGCGGCCGTGCAGCGCTCCGTTCGTGCCGCTTTATCCGGCCGCGGGATCGGTGCCGGCGGCGCTGGGTTTCGAGGTGCACGACCATGTGTTCAGGGACCCATCCAGCGGAGAGATGCCCGGCCGGGACAAGGCGATCGGTGTTTTCCGCGAACTGACGCTCCGGGTTGACGAACGCCGGTGGCGGGATATCAACACAGTCCGGGCGCGGTGGCGGCAGTTCGAGCGGGATCAGTGGCCCGAGGTCCGGAAGCTGGAAAGCGAGGTCGTTTCTTTGCAAAGCCGGGATAATGAGATTACAAACAGGTTGGCGGAATTCGGTGAGTACAGGCTCGAACAGGCGATGAAAGCGGCGGCGGAGATGTTGGAGTGA
- a CDS encoding motility associated factor glycosyltransferase family protein: MNNRQTNLEIFRRNLQTLARVDQDLARRVAATHPAAAEIIATRAGVPSVRLSNAGGRPCTLVSTVNPLAEADRIVESQLEEGANSCLVYGFALGYHVERAIEKLPEGSRMLVVDPQISIFRLAMEVRDLTGLFANPDICWAIGEKEYEVPARFGQVFRVVTLEGVTVLAHKPTVKLCGEYFNELDQLCRKWLIAVGGNFLTNVSAVRTYLSNSLDNILSIVDHPPVRTLFNRFKGVPGIVIGAGPSLDRNIDLLRVLENHAVLICVDTSLGPLYRAGVRPHLALAGDASEANFRHLQGLGETGAALVAEPMTHPRIVEEFAGDKFIMSFNEVLMKKLGGILGDFGVVKAWGSISTGAFDLAVKLGCDPIVFVGQDLAFSDGRYYAHGTYQERRWLRELTYPKSLHDTHAWRMSCENALDVTDVFGRPQRTSKQLEAYRHYFEKEIFSATARVINATEGGAGFSEVENLPLEHVLWKYASSRRDVRKVIGKAHQARSQSEIDKLFDYLRQTTGELDSLQQLCNRGFESARVLHQGKSENRQAEYAALEEAYEQVYQFENIREMLENANQGGILTYQRGAEKLKGRELDDGLISEASQLYGSFFISCYQTVGLLRKKFEQASLSLGRRLSENHPEADEIPGLKETG; the protein is encoded by the coding sequence ATGAACAACCGGCAGACAAACCTGGAGATTTTCCGGCGCAACCTTCAGACCCTGGCCCGGGTGGATCAGGACCTGGCCCGTCGCGTGGCCGCCACGCATCCGGCGGCGGCGGAGATTATCGCCACCCGCGCCGGAGTACCGTCGGTCAGGCTGTCCAACGCCGGCGGCAGGCCCTGTACCCTGGTCAGCACGGTCAACCCCCTGGCCGAGGCCGACCGGATCGTGGAAAGCCAGCTCGAGGAGGGAGCGAATTCCTGCCTCGTCTACGGTTTCGCCCTGGGCTACCACGTGGAACGCGCAATCGAGAAGCTCCCCGAGGGCAGCCGCATGCTGGTTGTCGACCCGCAGATTTCGATTTTCCGGCTGGCGATGGAGGTCCGCGACCTGACCGGCCTGTTCGCCAATCCGGATATCTGCTGGGCAATCGGAGAAAAAGAATACGAGGTTCCCGCCCGGTTCGGGCAGGTGTTCCGCGTAGTAACCCTGGAGGGCGTGACCGTGCTGGCGCACAAGCCCACTGTCAAGCTCTGTGGGGAATACTTCAACGAACTCGACCAGCTCTGCCGCAAGTGGCTGATCGCAGTCGGCGGCAATTTCCTGACCAATGTTTCCGCGGTGCGCACCTACCTCTCCAACTCGCTGGACAATATCCTGTCGATTGTCGACCATCCGCCCGTGCGCACCCTGTTCAACCGCTTCAAGGGGGTGCCGGGGATCGTGATCGGCGCGGGGCCCTCACTCGACCGCAATATCGACCTCCTGCGCGTACTGGAAAACCACGCCGTCCTGATCTGCGTGGACACCAGTCTCGGTCCGCTCTACAGGGCCGGGGTCAGACCGCACCTGGCGCTGGCCGGTGATGCCAGCGAGGCCAATTTCCGCCACCTCCAGGGCCTGGGTGAAACCGGCGCGGCGCTGGTGGCCGAGCCGATGACCCATCCGCGGATCGTCGAGGAGTTCGCCGGCGACAAATTTATCATGAGCTTCAATGAAGTGCTGATGAAAAAGCTGGGCGGGATTCTCGGCGATTTCGGCGTGGTCAAGGCCTGGGGCTCGATCTCCACCGGTGCGTTCGACCTGGCGGTCAAGCTGGGCTGCGACCCGATCGTTTTCGTGGGCCAGGACCTGGCGTTCAGCGATGGCCGCTACTACGCCCACGGCACCTATCAGGAGCGCCGCTGGCTGCGTGAACTGACCTACCCGAAAAGCCTTCACGACACCCACGCCTGGAGAATGTCGTGCGAAAACGCGCTGGATGTCACCGACGTATTCGGCAGGCCACAGCGGACCTCCAAGCAGCTCGAGGCTTACCGCCACTATTTCGAGAAGGAGATCTTTTCGGCGACGGCCCGGGTGATCAACGCCACCGAGGGCGGCGCAGGCTTCAGCGAGGTTGAAAACTTGCCCCTGGAACATGTGCTCTGGAAATACGCCTCCAGCCGCCGCGATGTGCGGAAAGTGATCGGTAAGGCGCACCAGGCGCGCAGCCAGAGTGAGATCGACAAGCTGTTCGATTACCTCCGCCAGACCACCGGTGAACTGGACAGCCTCCAGCAGCTCTGCAACCGCGGATTCGAGTCGGCTCGCGTGCTGCACCAGGGCAAAAGCGAAAACCGCCAGGCTGAATACGCCGCGCTGGAAGAAGCCTACGAGCAGGTTTACCAATTCGAAAATATCCGTGAAATGCTTGAAAACGCCAACCAGGGCGGGATTCTTACCTACCAGCGGGGTGCGGAAAAACTCAAGGGCCGCGAGCTGGACGATGGACTGATCAGCGAGGCCAGCCAGCTCTATGGTTCGTTCTTTATCAGTTGCTATCAGACAGTGGGCCTGCTGCGCAAGAAATTCGAGCAGGCCAGCCTGTCGCTCGGGCGCAGGTTGTCCGAAAACCATCCCGAAGCGGATGAGATTCCGGGGCTGAAAGAAACGGGATAA
- the thrH gene encoding bifunctional phosphoserine phosphatase/homoserine phosphotransferase ThrH gives MPVVTCLDMEGVLTPEIWINVARKTGIGKLNLTTRDISDYDELMTMRLEILEENGLKLADIQDVIAGLDLLDGAGEFLDSLRRRCQVIVLSDTFYEFADPLIEKLNRPILFCNSLTVDSGGRITDYRLRQQDGKRKAIQALHGLNFKVIAVGDSYNDTSMLAEAEAGILFRPPQKVVDEFPQFPVTESYAQLRAEIDSALEWIES, from the coding sequence ATGCCAGTGGTCACATGTCTTGATATGGAAGGGGTTCTGACCCCGGAGATCTGGATCAACGTCGCGCGTAAAACCGGGATCGGGAAGCTGAACCTTACAACCAGGGATATCAGCGACTACGACGAGCTGATGACGATGAGGCTGGAAATCCTGGAGGAAAACGGGCTGAAGCTGGCCGATATCCAGGACGTTATCGCCGGGCTTGACCTGCTTGATGGCGCCGGGGAATTTCTCGACAGCCTGCGTCGCCGCTGCCAGGTGATCGTCCTCTCGGACACGTTCTACGAGTTCGCCGACCCGCTGATCGAGAAGCTGAACCGGCCGATCTTGTTCTGTAACAGCCTCACGGTTGACAGCGGCGGGCGAATAACGGACTACCGCCTTCGCCAGCAGGACGGGAAGCGCAAGGCGATCCAGGCTCTTCACGGGCTGAATTTCAAGGTGATCGCCGTCGGGGACAGCTACAACGACACCTCGATGCTCGCCGAGGCCGAGGCGGGAATCCTGTTCCGCCCGCCGCAGAAAGTGGTCGACGAGTTCCCGCAGTTCCCGGTCACCGAATCCTACGCTCAGCTCCGCGCCGAAATCGACAGTGCGCTTGAGTGGATCGAAAGCTGA
- a CDS encoding Gfo/Idh/MocA family oxidoreductase: MTGNASGKNLNRRDFFRHGSAAVAGAAGLAALGAPAIISAQNANSKITFGIIGTGSRGNSILRAISRHEQSIVTDVCDIYPPNLEEGKKDSANDKVRATGNWQEVVERKDVDALIISTPLYLHVPMSVAGLESGKHVFSEKSMGLNMKQINRMRLAAARHPDLVYLVGYQSRLNESLQMVKDLVAGGSFGKITQFYCHFDRNQTWRKDGLEGKWDRLLNWRLYKEYCGGLLTEVVTHEIDQVLDILGTKPKTAAFHGQIMVYHDGREHHDSIMGSWEMEDGVMGVGTGHLSNGSRGSGFTLLGTHGTVESYGGKLKLYWEKSARHLDTAGIDHKFTHIKLGQSLKEDESPSSTPAKVVDFSVDGAYQDATAREFEHFYDCVLGGTKPVMDAESAHATSVMALMAYHSSMDGGKAYSREDVLALG, from the coding sequence ATGACTGGCAATGCAAGCGGCAAAAACCTGAACCGCCGTGATTTTTTCCGCCACGGCAGCGCAGCGGTCGCGGGAGCGGCCGGGCTGGCGGCGCTGGGCGCCCCGGCGATTATCAGCGCGCAGAACGCCAACAGCAAGATAACCTTCGGGATTATCGGTACGGGCAGCCGGGGCAACTCGATCCTGCGGGCGATCAGCCGCCACGAGCAGTCGATAGTCACCGATGTCTGCGATATCTACCCGCCCAATCTCGAGGAGGGCAAAAAGGATTCCGCTAACGACAAGGTCAGGGCCACCGGGAACTGGCAGGAGGTCGTTGAGCGCAAAGATGTCGATGCGCTGATTATCAGCACGCCGCTCTACCTGCACGTGCCGATGAGTGTCGCCGGGCTGGAGAGCGGCAAGCACGTGTTCAGTGAAAAGAGCATGGGCCTGAATATGAAACAGATTAACCGGATGCGCCTCGCGGCCGCCAGACATCCGGACCTGGTGTACCTGGTAGGCTACCAGAGCAGGCTCAACGAGAGCCTGCAGATGGTCAAAGACCTGGTGGCCGGGGGCTCGTTCGGCAAAATTACCCAGTTCTACTGTCATTTCGACCGCAACCAGACCTGGCGCAAGGACGGGCTGGAGGGCAAGTGGGACCGCCTGCTCAACTGGAGGCTCTACAAGGAATACTGCGGCGGCCTGCTGACCGAGGTCGTCACCCACGAGATCGACCAGGTGCTCGATATCCTGGGCACGAAGCCCAAAACCGCTGCGTTCCACGGACAAATCATGGTCTACCATGACGGGCGCGAGCACCACGACAGTATCATGGGCAGCTGGGAGATGGAGGACGGGGTGATGGGTGTCGGGACGGGGCATTTGTCGAACGGCAGCCGCGGCTCCGGGTTCACCCTGCTGGGCACCCACGGCACGGTGGAAAGCTACGGCGGCAAGCTCAAGCTCTACTGGGAGAAAAGCGCGCGCCACCTGGACACCGCCGGGATCGACCACAAGTTCACCCACATCAAGCTCGGCCAGTCGCTCAAGGAAGACGAGAGCCCGAGCAGCACCCCGGCCAAGGTGGTGGATTTCTCGGTCGACGGCGCCTACCAGGACGCCACCGCGCGCGAGTTCGAGCATTTCTATGATTGCGTGCTGGGCGGGACCAAGCCGGTGATGGACGCCGAGAGCGCTCACGCCACCAGCGTGATGGCCCTGATGGCCTACCACAGCTCGATGGACGGCGGCAAAGCTTATTCCAGAGAGGACGTGCTGGCGCTGGGGTAG
- a CDS encoding DUF202 domain-containing protein, which produces MDEYYRRYKDKLILRDMLAADRTQMANERTLLSYLRTALTLFIAGVSFIKFFDSRILEIIGWLFVPSGVWIAWIGTARFLKMKEPLDSLMREAEKDELIPGDNRPPPD; this is translated from the coding sequence ATGGATGAATACTACAGGCGCTACAAGGACAAGCTGATCCTGCGCGACATGCTCGCCGCCGACCGCACCCAGATGGCCAACGAGCGCACGCTGCTTTCCTACCTCCGCACCGCCCTGACCCTGTTTATCGCCGGCGTGAGCTTCATCAAGTTTTTCGACTCGCGGATTCTGGAAATTATCGGCTGGCTGTTCGTCCCGTCAGGTGTCTGGATCGCCTGGATCGGAACAGCCAGGTTCCTCAAGATGAAAGAACCGCTGGACTCGCTGATGCGCGAAGCTGAAAAGGATGAGCTTATTCCCGGCGATAACCGGCCTCCCCCGGATTGA
- a CDS encoding glycosyltransferase family 9 protein, translating to MKNGGYKNVLVLNMGGIGDLVSTMPVLAALKNYGSKTITSVVWPAQEDLALIVPSIDRVVPLPVPWENDPKLSLFGRKLAGKFGYDLVLDFAFMPRSGILSREARGNRTVGFALERKRRPWYTDIFPNLPGELRLERNLRLIEQLGLSRPAAPDFRVKLPAETRKKLDKILRDNGIAPNVFPLAVHPGSGNSVRNWPAERFAELADKIAADSGAPVVLLGGRDKTYDGSDELSLVRRVIARLRTPAVDLAGKLDLPMMVALLQRCSLFAGNNSGPAHIAATLAGASSLLVWAPRNEKVWRPWGRDVVLVSAETDCADECELNQCDRIAECLAMISVDEVYRAYLATIGAPEQVAATGGSR from the coding sequence ATGAAAAATGGCGGATACAAAAACGTACTGGTGCTCAACATGGGCGGTATCGGCGACCTGGTTTCCACGATGCCGGTGCTGGCCGCGTTGAAAAACTACGGCAGCAAAACGATAACTTCTGTGGTCTGGCCCGCTCAGGAGGACCTGGCCCTGATCGTGCCCTCGATTGACCGCGTCGTACCCCTGCCCGTCCCCTGGGAAAACGACCCGAAGCTGAGCCTGTTCGGCAGAAAACTGGCCGGCAAGTTCGGCTACGACCTGGTGCTCGATTTCGCGTTCATGCCCCGTTCGGGAATCCTCAGCCGAGAGGCTCGTGGCAACCGGACGGTGGGGTTCGCGCTCGAACGGAAACGCCGCCCGTGGTATACCGATATCTTTCCCAACCTCCCCGGCGAGCTGCGTCTGGAGCGTAACCTCCGGCTGATCGAACAGCTGGGACTCTCCCGGCCGGCCGCGCCGGATTTCCGCGTGAAGCTGCCCGCCGAGACACGGAAGAAACTGGATAAGATCCTGCGGGACAACGGGATCGCGCCCAATGTTTTTCCGCTGGCGGTCCATCCCGGCAGTGGAAACAGCGTGCGCAACTGGCCGGCTGAACGGTTCGCGGAGCTTGCCGACAAGATTGCCGCCGATTCAGGCGCGCCGGTTGTACTGCTCGGCGGGCGGGATAAAACTTATGATGGCAGTGATGAATTATCCCTGGTGCGGCGGGTGATTGCCCGGCTGCGGACTCCCGCGGTCGACCTGGCCGGCAAGCTCGATTTGCCGATGATGGTCGCCCTGCTGCAGCGTTGCAGCCTGTTCGCGGGCAACAACAGCGGTCCGGCGCACATTGCCGCCACGCTCGCCGGTGCGTCCAGCCTGCTTGTCTGGGCTCCGCGCAACGAAAAAGTCTGGCGGCCGTGGGGCCGCGATGTAGTGCTTGTCAGCGCCGAGACGGACTGCGCGGACGAATGCGAACTGAACCAATGCGACAGGATCGCGGAGTGCCTGGCGATGATTTCGG
- the fliS gene encoding flagellar export chaperone FliS — MMQKNPGVRDYKSMQILSSKPEKLILLLYDGAIKFIHQGQSSMEREELEEAHNNLIRAQNILAELMGSLNFDKGGEIASNLFRIYEFMHHTLVQANVKKDPVALGRVCEQLKRLRESWFQALKNEESKNVRETENGLELGGGSKKGISLRG, encoded by the coding sequence ATGATGCAGAAAAACCCGGGAGTGCGCGATTACAAGTCGATGCAGATTCTCAGCTCCAAGCCTGAGAAACTGATCCTGCTGCTCTACGACGGTGCGATCAAGTTCATCCATCAGGGCCAGAGCTCAATGGAGCGGGAGGAGCTGGAAGAGGCGCACAACAACCTGATCAGGGCGCAGAATATCCTGGCCGAGTTGATGGGATCGCTCAATTTCGACAAGGGCGGCGAGATCGCCTCCAACCTCTTCCGCATCTACGAGTTCATGCACCATACGCTGGTCCAGGCTAACGTCAAGAAAGACCCCGTAGCCCTGGGCCGGGTCTGCGAACAGCTCAAGCGGCTGCGCGAGAGCTGGTTTCAGGCGCTGAAGAACGAAGAGAGTAAGAATGTCCGGGAAACAGAGAACGGGCTGGAACTCGGCGGCGGCAGTAAAAAAGGCATCAGTCTCCGGGGTTAA
- a CDS encoding aldo/keto reductase, which translates to MRIRTLGKTGIRVGEVGFGAWAVGGPASLGPHQIGWGEKQDDTESIRAIEAAFEAGVNFFDTADVYGAGHSEELLGKIFAGRRAQVVLASKGGNLTAPDGSWQKDFSGEFLSARIEESLRRLNTDYLDLYQLHTPRSAEQMQQALGNAETLDRLVEQGKLRAYGISIGPLEDGLTQIEAGYGSAIQVVYNILDNEPEQKLLPAAKAANIGIIPRVPLAYGFLTGKYTAESTFDHKDHRSQTISPEQKLDWVSRADRLKPIAAELGIPMAQLALQYILANDAVSVVIPGARNEQQARQNAAAGTAQPLSAEVVAKIREAAG; encoded by the coding sequence ATGAGAATCAGGACGTTGGGCAAGACGGGAATCAGGGTCGGTGAGGTCGGTTTCGGGGCGTGGGCCGTGGGCGGGCCAGCCAGCCTGGGACCGCACCAGATCGGCTGGGGTGAAAAACAGGACGACACCGAGTCGATCCGGGCCATCGAGGCCGCGTTCGAGGCGGGAGTGAACTTTTTCGACACGGCCGATGTCTACGGCGCCGGGCACAGCGAGGAGCTGCTGGGCAAAATATTCGCCGGGCGGCGGGCGCAGGTGGTGCTCGCATCCAAGGGTGGCAACCTGACCGCCCCCGACGGCAGCTGGCAGAAAGATTTCAGCGGAGAGTTCCTGAGCGCGCGGATCGAGGAGTCCCTGCGGCGGCTGAACACGGACTATCTCGACCTCTACCAGCTGCACACTCCCCGCAGCGCGGAGCAGATGCAACAGGCGCTGGGTAACGCCGAAACCCTGGACCGGCTGGTGGAGCAGGGCAAGCTGCGCGCCTACGGGATCTCGATCGGTCCGCTGGAGGACGGCCTGACCCAGATCGAGGCGGGCTACGGCTCCGCGATCCAGGTGGTCTACAATATCCTCGATAACGAGCCGGAGCAAAAACTGCTGCCCGCGGCCAAGGCGGCAAATATCGGCATCATCCCGCGGGTGCCGCTGGCTTACGGGTTCCTGACCGGCAAGTACACGGCCGAGAGCACGTTCGACCACAAAGACCACCGCAGCCAGACGATTTCGCCGGAGCAAAAACTGGACTGGGTGTCCCGCGCCGACCGGCTGAAACCGATTGCCGCGGAGCTGGGCATTCCGATGGCGCAACTGGCTTTGCAGTATATCCTGGCCAATGATGCGGTCAGCGTGGTGATCCCCGGCGCGCGCAACGAGCAGCAGGCCCGGCAGAACGCGGCCGCCGGGACCGCCCAACCGCTGAGTGCTGAGGTAGTGGCGAAGATACGGGAAGCGGCGGGGTGA